AAGGTGCCAAACAACTGGCCAAAGAAAAAGACGACGAAGGCGAAACCGTCTATACCGTCAAAGCTGGTGACTCTCTCAGCGCCATTGCACAGCGTTACTACGGCGACATGAGCCAGTACCACAAGATCGCCAAATACAACAACATCGCTGATCCCGACAAGATCGATGTGGGTCAGAAGATCCGCATTCCTGCCTAAGAGCGTAACCCCCCAGAATCTTCGCCGCCCCCACCCTGATGTGGGGGCACATTTTTTTGGCTCTGATTCACAGATTGGCGTCAGGTCTGGTTCATGCCACTCAGAATCCAGCGTGCTACTTTGCAGGCATGAACAAAGCCGCCAAAGTTCTTCTTCCCCTTTCCGCTGTCGCTGCGGTTGCCGCTGCAACCGTGGTTCCCAGTGCCCAGACTCCAGCACAGAAGGTCGGCTTTGTAGATGTGGACCGTGTGTTTGCCGCGCACCCTCAGGCCACGGCCATCAACAGTCAGATCAAAACCATTGAGGGACGCGCCAACACCGAACTCGGCGCCCTGCGTCAGCAGATGATCACCATCGCCGAGAAGGGCAACAGTGCCACCCCTGCTGAACGTCAGCAACTCAGCCAGCTGGAAACCACTTTCCAGTCCAAGTTCGAGAGCTACAGCAAGCAGATCGCCCAGCAGTCGGCCCCGATTGAGAGCGCCGTAGACGCTGCCATCTCCAAGGTCGCCAAAGCCAACGGCTACAGCGTCGTGATGGACCGCAAGGTCGCTGCCCAGGGCCTGGTGGTCTTTGCCGAAGAGAGCAACGACATGACCAACGCTGTGATCAGCGCAGTTAAATAACGGCTCAGTTCTGAAGATCTCCCCTGTCCAAGTGGCAGGGAATTTTTTTGGTAGGCAGCCAGCAGATGCTCTAGCGTAAATCCCATGAGCGAATCTGAGCCTTCCCAGTCTGCCCGTGCCACTGTCTTCGGATCCCAGGAGGACCGAATTCTGAAGCGCTTGGAGGGGTTAGACCCCGACCTGATGGCCTATATCCGTGACTTTGCCTACGGCACGGTGTATGAGCGGCCTGGCCTGGACCTGCGCACCAAGGAGCTGATCGCCTGCGCCCTGCTGACCAGCCTGGGCA
The sequence above is a segment of the Deinococcus radiophilus genome. Coding sequences within it:
- a CDS encoding OmpH family outer membrane protein encodes the protein MNKAAKVLLPLSAVAAVAAATVVPSAQTPAQKVGFVDVDRVFAAHPQATAINSQIKTIEGRANTELGALRQQMITIAEKGNSATPAERQQLSQLETTFQSKFESYSKQIAQQSAPIESAVDAAISKVAKANGYSVVMDRKVAAQGLVVFAEESNDMTNAVISAVK
- a CDS encoding carboxymuconolactone decarboxylase family protein; this translates as MSESEPSQSARATVFGSQEDRILKRLEGLDPDLMAYIRDFAYGTVYERPGLDLRTKELIACALLTSLGSPAELKTHLRGAVQAGATPQEVRETLLFCVPYLGFPRVVAAMSQLAELEASRAANTPEAESA